In Carassius carassius chromosome 14, fCarCar2.1, whole genome shotgun sequence, the genomic stretch GCGTGTATTTCCTTGTGCCAAAGTTGTTTAAGTAATGTCCTCTGTGTGTCCTCATAAGTGACCTGTACACACTGAGTTTATGATCAGTGAAAGGTTGTTATAAAGAAGATGAGAAAGCCATAGCACAGTGGTGATGGTTAAATCCAGGTGATAAATGCAGCATTAATAGAGCATTTATAGCACATTTATCACGCACATTGTCCACAAGTGTTGCAATATGTTTTATTGGTGTGCATTTGATACTTGAAATGGATTTGGTAGCATTTCTAATGGAAGTTTAATGTGTGTTATCATAGCCAGATTGAATAAACTATGGTGCGTTTTGAAGGatcaaaacaattttatttattttattttattttattttttagtgaaaAGATCTGTATGCACTGCAAAACTGGTGAAACTACCAAAACTATTTccccacacttttttttaaagaaattattaattttatccaGCAAGGGTCTATTAAATTGATCtcttttattcacatttataatCTTGCAAaggttttctgttgttgttgctgttgtttttataCTTTCTATGCATCAAAGAACCTtgaaaaaattttattttcacaaaaatagcTGCACGACTGCGTTCAAGATGAataataggaaaataaatgtttgttggaAGAACATTaacctattagaatgatttctgtaggatcatgctgaagactgctgaaaattcagcttttcattacagaaataaattaagtttttaaataaattcaaatagattacagctttttaaaattgtaataatatttcacattaatacTACATTTTTGCTCAAATGTCGCTTTGGTGAGCAcaagtgacttctttcaaaaccccCAAACTTGTGTATGGAAGTGTATAATATGCTAGCTTTTTACTTGGAAAAACGGACTCTTTTAAATCATTTCTGTGACGTGTCTTATGAAACTTAACTCGTTCTGTTTACCAAATATGCAGAAGTCACAAGTTGTGTTCTTGTTATAATCGTTTGTTTTTAATTGCAACATCCTCTGTGGTCTGAAACCAGCTGAGTTGGCTAGTTCAACAAACGTCATCAGCGATATGGTTAATATAAAAAATCCTCCAGTGCTGATGACTTTCTGTACTTGTTATCACCCCAAACATCCGTCAGGCTGAGATTAGAGATGCTGGCTCATGTTTGAACATTAAATAGTCTCAGAAATCAGAGTGAGGTGTGTGATGTTTCTTAATATGGAGGTCACTCCGTGACTTTCCTTATGCACGAGAAGGTTACTCCCAGAAATAATCCATTGTGAAACTGCTTTTTCCTTATTGTGATGGGATTACAGTTCTAACTGAGCACAGTAATTATTACACAGTATTCACCATTACTCATATCAGCCATATAAAGGCTGGTAGATGTCAAAGTATCCTTTTAACAAGTCCCATTTTCTCCGAATTAGGGAAGGGCTTGTTACATGATCCAGTGAGCACAGAGAGACGTGTGCAAACTGAAGCTTTGCTTTTCACTAAGGAAAACGGCTTTTCATTCGAGAAGGACAGTTTTATAAGAATaatcaatgtgttattaaataaggATGGTCTCTCATGTTACTGTATGCACCGGCTTGTTTCTGTCGGTGTATCCGTGTGCAAAACCTGAAACttatctgtcagtaggttagtggTTTATAGGTatagtattatgtgaagcattcgtatagtttgtattttttagtttatgtagAGGTAAAcgtttatatatagtatatttatagtcaaaatctgtcagtgggTTTGTACTGTTTAACTTCATTATTGTCTGTAGCGCTGTGGTCCTGTGAGGCATGACATTTCGTTTCACTGTATGTCCACACTTGTAGCAGAATGACACTAAAGCTCAGCTTGACTTGATGCATAATAACCCCTCTCTAcctctctttttcttcttctcagccGAGAAGACTTCCAGAGGATTCCCGAGTTGGCCATAAATCCTCTTGGCGATCGGATCATTAATGCCTTCTTCCCAGAGGGGTGAGGAACCTGACATACGACATTTGAAACATCAGCTCGATCTTTTATTGCACCAGTATAACACACTGTATACACACAGATCTGATTTAATGCTTTTTTCTACTTTTACCAAGAACAATGAAGTGCACAAATGAACGAAAACAATTAAATAGAagtaaatggaaaagaaaagacaaaTGGGTAATAAGGAAAGgagaaatatgtgtgtgtatttcacgCCAAaagcaaagaaataataaatttGATCCTGGGTtaatcatattaatatttttgtatctttttttttttttggcattgtgacattgttttcatgacaaaaacgttttaattatgaatatatattgaCATGCTACTGTTGAAAGGTTTTAGGGTTGGAACGATTTTTATGAAAATAAGTTTTAAGAAAGAACCattaatataaatacagtaaaaactgtaatattgtgaaatattacagctTTGTGTGAtgatagctgaattttcagtgtcacttggaaattcagaaatcattttgaaatgctgatttgctgcttaaggaAAACAAatcttattaatatcaatattgtTGTGCTGCCTATTTatttagaaagttaaaaaaaaattataggtttctgatgaatagaaagttcaaaagaacagcatttatgtgaaatatatatttttttatttaataaaaaatgtctttacagtcacttttgattagtttaatATTTCCTAgcagaataaaagtatgaatttatttCAATAACAAAATGTACTGACCTTtttgaactgatttttttttttaaacagtcataAAAAAATGGGGGAAATGCGGTTAAAATTTATGAAAACAATGTCACAATGCATTATGGTTTAAATAATAGGTTTCAATTTCCCTCTGCTGAATTATTTCGGTGGTTGGGGTGTTGGAGTTTGAGGGCAAATTCTTGAGCGGTTTCATAACTTTTGtctcagtttctcagaaaatgtAGTTTCCATatcagtgtttgtgtgaattTTTGGCTGTAATAGTGATACTGTATGAAATCACATTCAGTAACTTCTGTAAACCCTATCATTACTGTCTCTGTTGTGTGGCTGGTATCTCATGGTTTGTTTGAATGTTCCTGTGGGCTCAGGAAACCACCCTGTGTGCATGTCAGTTAAAAAACATTGTGAAGCACAAGTCTAAAGTGGGACAGCAGTTTCGTGTTTCTGGGACAGCATCTGGCTCTGATCACATTAAAACCACATCAATCGACCACTAGTGTGCAAAACAGATTTaaagtctctgtgtgtctctctcatgtATTTCAGTGAGGATCAGGTGAACTTCAGGGGCTTCATGAGGACTCTGGCTCACTTCCGTCCTGTGGAGGATAACGAGAAAAACAAAGACCCGACTTCTGGCGAGCCGCTCAACAGCAGGGACAACAAACTCCTCTGTGAGTCCAGCTCAAACACCTTGCATACTAATgtcaagtgtttgtttgtttccacaataatattgagcagcacaaccattgtcaacattaataataataagaactgtttcttgagcagcgaagtagcatatcagaatgatttctgaaggatcatgtgacactgaagactgcagtaatgatgctggaaattcagcgttgcttcacagaaataaaataccattttaaaaCGTATTCTAATCGAAAACCATTTTAAACAAGGACCTCcatgaacatttttaaatgttatgtttttaaataccattttaaactattaagtttgaAAAGTCTCAAGACAACGAATGAGTACGAAACTCGTTTAATGCCATTGGCCAAACTTAATGGCCAAATAACAGATGCATTGAAAGCTTTCAAGAATGGAGCAGTCTCTAAGCATTTAAAAGCAGGCAAAATGTCATTTCCCACAGGGAAACAAAGAGCTTGAACAGATCCTGGTCTTAAACTTGCTCTTTTTAAGGATCCTGTAAAACATGCTTTAGCTGCTCTTAATCTCTGCTCAGGAAACCAGTTCTGTGTTACCAGGCCCTGCAGTGTGTTCATCTTGCACAAAGTTTTGCGACTTTAAGCTTTTAATAATATTTCGTTTTTTGCAGTTGCTTTTCGGTTATACGACCTTGACCGAGACGACAAGATCTCTAGAGACGAACTGCTACAGGTAAGAGAATTGTGCTTAATGTCCCGTCTCTGACGCAGGAGACAAAAGAACGTTCTGTAAGGTCTGAACAAAGAGCCACTGACTCACCTGCCCTTGCCATCTGAAACCAGCTATTCATCTCCACAGAAGACACTCTGTTAGACAAGGAAAACCCTATTACCGATGAAATTCAGAGGATCAGGCTTAGGGAACTTCAGGGACATGTAATTTTTACTTTCCTGTCAAACATGGAAATAGAATTAACCCATGGTATTCTACTGTTATATTTAACCAGATTTTCTTTGCTTGTACATATTactagattttttaataatacaaaccTATGACAggcttgtaaatatattttttaacattttacaaatgcaaaatgtataaaattCTTTTATACTGTTGTGTGATGTAGCTACAAAATATTTCTGAATTATCATTGCAATGTGTAATCTGTCCACAAGCCCATGGCAATGCTTATCCTTCTATTCATTTCCGTTagggaatatttatttattttaacaaatccCTTTGTATTTACCGCCTTAAATTAacactatatatttattttattcattcagaGTTGGATTTCTTTTGGTTGCTTTGTTTTTGCTGGGTTTATTCCACTCTGAGACCATTAGAATTTCACATGACATTTTTTCCttcacatataaaaaaataaacaacttaatGAAAAATGAACTTCTAGGAAGCATATGCAGTGTGTCTCATAAAATTTAAAGACTTGTATCTAGTATACTTGTATTACTTTAATATTACTAGGTGGGTCAACACTCATTATAAAATCCAGAATTAACCTTTTTTTGCAGGTTTATTTCAGTAGATGGTGTTTTTGAACCTCACAAGTCTTGTAAAGAATGTAAAGAATAGAAATAAAACAGAGACTCAAACTTGTGTTTTCCAGGTTTTGAGAATGATGGTTGGCGTGAATATTTCTGATGAGCAACTTGGAAGCATTGCAGACAGGACCATCCAGGAAGCTGACACTAATGGAGACATGAGTATCTCATTCAGCGAGTTCACCAAGGTAATGCCAGAAAAAGCAGTAGGTATAGGACTATTCTACTTCAGGAAAAAACATAAATAGCTGaaagtttactcaccctcaggccattcaagatgaaaAAGAACTTTTTAGCATTAGATCACTTCCTCACCAgtaaatcctctgcagtgaatgggtgccgtcagaatgagagtccatatAGCTAatcaaaacatcacaattatccacaagtaatccacacaactctattctatcaattaacatcttgtgaattgAGAAGCCAcatgtttgtgagaaacaaatccattgtAAAGGTGCTCTAACTTAAAACCGTCGTTGCATGccaaaataagcataatttattcctccagtgaaaaagttaatCGTCTGTTTTCCTCTCATATCAAAATCCACCATAATATTTGGTGTTTGAGCTggacatatttctctcctgatccaGACGAGtttagaaagcaatattatggctTGAAGATTCCTTTTCAACTGGAAGCaacaagttaaaaatgtcttgatggatttgatcttttttttttacattaattgatggacttgagtgtggattattgtgatgtttttatgagctgtgtggactctcattctcacggcacccattcactgcagagcatccattggtgagcaagtgatggaatgctaaattGTACCCCTAAAAATATGAAAGTGTTTGAATTATTCCAAagtttttggggtgatttatttattttctttcttcaggTATTGGAAAAAGTGGATGTCGAACAGAAGATGAGCATCCGCTTCCTTCACTGAAAACCAAATGTGTTCAGAACTCTAATTGGAGACCATCAGTGTCAGTAGAAATAAGACACGCCACCTGATTCTTCTCTCTGTGGATTGATTCATCCTTTTTAAACATGATCATGTTGTCATCATGTTACGTTTGTTTCAATCATCTATCACTCTTGAGTTGCTTTTGCACTAGAAGGCTGGATCCAGTGCCTTCACTATTCTCAAAAGTCACAGAGGCTTTTATCTTGTGAAATTCTATTTATTCAGGCTGTGAAAGCAGCTTATTAAAACTTTCCAAATGTCGAAGCTGTCACTGACATTGATACTGACGGATGCACAATTCGTCACCAACTTAAAGGCCAAATCTTCAGAGAAACTTTCCTTCTCACCCctagaaataatattttgttcCACAATACCTCATTATAAGGGTTGATAAGGCTGTCTTCATTCTCGTAATTTATAATGATCTTAAGTCAACACATTAGAGGGAGTGAAATAGCTGAATGCCTCTTAACtcagaaaaatgtatttttctctgAATTTAAGTTTTCTTTAAATGCCTAATAAAGAGAAGAGAAGCGCTTCATTTGAGTATTTGAGTTATTCTACACtcccatttcatttttaaataacatatgGATAGCCAAGACTTTTTAAGGGTGAAGCTTGGAATTTTCGGTGTCACTGCGGTATCAAACAAAACTAAGATCTGTTTAAGCATCCAAAATTTGCTAATGCAACATTCTCAGAAATGATAACAGAGTATTA encodes the following:
- the chp1 gene encoding calcineurin B homologous protein 1, which produces MGSRASSLLREEDIEEIKKETGFSHSQITRLYSRFHSLDKGENGALSREDFQRIPELAINPLGDRIINAFFPEGEDQVNFRGFMRTLAHFRPVEDNEKNKDPTSGEPLNSRDNKLLFAFRLYDLDRDDKISRDELLQVLRMMVGVNISDEQLGSIADRTIQEADTNGDMSISFSEFTKVLEKVDVEQKMSIRFLH